CTGTTCATGTTGCCGCAACGGCCTTATATCCCTTCCGGGACGCTTCGCCGTGCAGTCGCCTATCCCCGTGCCGCCGATAGCTGGACGCTGGATAAGATCAAGGCGGCCCTCGACAAGGTGGGACTCGATTATCTGAACGACAAGATCGAGGAAGACGCGCCATGGGACCAGACGTTGTCGGGTGGCGAAAAGCAGCGGCTCGCGTTTGCGCGTCTCCTGCTACACAATCCCGATATCATCGTACTGGATGAAGCAACGTCAGCACTCGATGAGAAGAGTCAGGACAATATGATGGAGATGGTGATCCATGAATTGCCGAATGTCACCATCATAAGCGTAGCGCATCGAGCCGAGCTGGAAGCCTTCCATAGCCGCAAGATTACCTTGGAGCGGCGCGAGGGCGGCGCAAAGCTCGTCAGTGATATTGATCTTGTCCAGCGCAAGAGAAAACGGAACCTGCTTTTGCGCCTTTTGGAGGATCGGCGCTCCCTACCGAAAGGCAATACGACGCCGAATTGCGCCGGTCCGCCGGTCCCCTGAGGGCGCCCGCAACGGGCGAAAAGAAGGGCCGCAAACTCATCGCATCTTCGTTAAAAGTGCAAGCGCGGTAGATCTGCGTGATGCGAGGCGGATCCTTCGATTGTGCTACCTGGTATCCCACGAAGGGGAGGTCGTGCTCTACAGCAAAACGCATTCGCCAAACGGATATTCACCTGCCTTAGATCGAAGGGAGTAGAATATATTTTTTTCTTTTCGACTATAATTCCGGAAGGCACGCATTGAACGATCCTCATAGATTTGATCTTGGCAATTTCGCGAGAGGGGCATGCCATGTATCGCAAAGCTCGCCGGTGGGCTTCCCGCTCAGTACTATTGGATTCGTTGGTTCCCCGGTGGTTGGCTGCCGGTGGAAAGGTGAGGCCGCGCAATACTAGCTACAGGCGCGAAGAATCTTCTCAACTTGCGTCATCCGTACCGACTACAGATGCGAACAAGTACGGCACCTTTGGCGACAGTCCCGTCAAAAACTCTGCGCTCAACGAGTATGACAGTGGGCGGCGAGGGGACCTGGTCTGCGGCGCGGACGGTAAGGTCAATATCGACTGTGTATTGCCGTCGTTGACCAACACTTTCGCAACGATTCGCGAACCTCGTTTTGCACCTTTCTCGCGCGGTGCTCCGTCAGCGCAGGCGACTGCGCACCTTGCCGGAGCTCATTCATCAGCTGTTGGCATGCCCTTTGGCGTCTGGGGGTGCGGCTACTTTACCTCTCCCACGCGGATTCTCGATTGGGCCCAGCGCGGGGGTATGCTTCAACAGGACGGTCAATTGCCGGGGACCAGGCCGACCGAGGGTCCGGACTATGTGACGACAGTCAAGCGGACATTCGGCGCCTCGATCAGCGACCCGCTTCTGGATCGTGACTTGTCTCCTCTTTCGGGCTGGCGCGGAACTGCAACGTGGACAGAAACAACGGTCTGGAACGGATCATTGCCAGGCGGCGGAGAGATCGGAACGGGAACCGCTCACTCTAAGGGCATCGGCATCCTTTCTGGCTCGGTTACCACACCGTTGGGCACGCAAACAACATTGGCGCAAAATGTGGCGGCCGCGGCGACGGCCGTCAACCCGATCGTGCTGGAAAACCAGAAACCCGGCAATCCGGAGAGTGAGTGGGGCATTGACGGCGCCGGCAGCTCGAATATCGAGGGCTTCGCCACCGATATCAGCGTCAATCGCGGCCAGACCGTCAGCTTCAAAATCAATACGAATTCCAGCAACTATCGCGTCGACATCTATCGCCTCGGCTATTACGGCGGCATGGGAGCTCGCAAGGTTGCCACGATTCAGCATACGGGCGTCCAGAACCAGCCTACGCCGTTGCGTGACAGCACCACCGGTTTGGTCGACGCCGGCAACTGGTCGGTTTCAGCGTCCTGGGCAATTCCGGCCGACGCAGTGTCGGGGATCTACTTCGCCAAGCTCGTGCGCCAGGACGGAACCGCCGGCGCAAACCACATCCCGTTCATCGTGCGCGACGACAGCAGCCACAGCGACGTCCTCTTCCAAACCTCGGATGAGACCTGGCAGGCCTACAACCCCTGGGGCGGGGCCAATCTGTACCAGGGCAACGGGCCGGCGACAGACTCCGCCCCAGGGCGCGCATACGCGGTTAGCTACAATCGACCGATCACCACGAGGGGCGGCGGCCTCGCGGCCGGGCCGCAGGATTATATCTTCGGTGCCGAGTACCCGGCCATCCGGTGGCTGGAGAAGAACGGCTATGACGTTTCCTATATGGCCGGAATGGACTCCGATCGCCTCGGCAGCCTGATCCAGAACCACAAGATGTTCCTGAGCGTCGGCCACGACGAGTATTGGTCGGGACAACAGCGCAGCAACGTCGAGGCAGCGCGGGATGCTGGCGTGAATCTCTGCTTTTGGAGCGGCAACGAGGTCTATTGGGAGACCCGCTTTGCTCCCAGCATCAGTTCTGGCGCCCAGGCGTATCGCACCCTGGTGTGCTACAAGGAGACCAGGGCCGGCCCCATTGATCCGGATAACCAATGGACTGGAACCTACCGGGATCCGCGGTTCGTCTCGCCGACTGCGGTCGGGGGAGGGCGGCCGGAGAATGCGCTGACTGGCACCATGTTCCAGGTCGACTCGTACCGAAGCGATGCGATCACCGTCCCGTATGACGACGCCAATCTGCGCTTCTGGCGCGATACCAGCGTGGCAAACCTGCAGCCGGGCCAGACGGCCACCCTCGAGCAGAACTATCTCGGATATGAATGGGATGAGTCACCCGACAATGGCTTGCGTCCCGCCGGACTCATCGAGTTATCCTCGACAACCTTGCCCGTCAACGAATATCTGCTGGACTACGGCACCAAGACCGGGACGGCCACCGCGACTCACAATCTGACGCTTTACCGAGCTCCTAGCGGCGCCTTGGTGTTCGGCGCCGGCACAGTTTACTGGGCGTGGGGGCTCGATGAGAACCATGATCTCGAGGCCACCCCGGTCGACCCCCGGGTCAAGCAGGCTATGGTCAACCTGCTGGCCGACATGGGTATCCAGCCTGGCACCTTGGAGGCCGGACTGGTATCAGAAACCCAGTCGACGGATGCCACAAAGCCGGTGTCATCGATCACCGCGCCGAATGACGGGACCGCCCTGAAGGTAGGCAATGCCGTCACCGTCAGCGGAACCGCTTCCGATATCGGCGGCGTCATCGCTGCGGTCGAGGTCTCGACGGATGGCGGCACCACGTGGCACCGGGCGGTTGGAGACGAGACCTGGACATACAGCTGGGTCGCGCCGAGAGCCGGCACGTTCACCATCAAGACTCGGGCAGTGGACGACAGCCTCAATCTGGAGACACCCGGTAGCGGCCGCACTGTGACGGTGACCGGCAACAACTTCTTTCCCGCTTCGGCCATACCGCCCACCGTGCCGGATGCCGATGCCAACTCGATTGAAGTGGGAATGAAGTTCCAATCGTCAGTGGCCGGCACCGTAACGGGCGTACGGTACTACAAGAGCGACTTGAACATCGGGCCACATTCGGGCTCGCTGTGGTCGAGCACGGGAACCAGGCTGGCGACGGTCACCTTCACCAACGAGTCAGGGGTAGGCTGGCAGGCGGCGAGCTTTTCCAACCCGGTCGCGATCACCGCTGGCACGACATATGTGGTCTCGTATCACACCAACTACGGACACTATACCGCAACGGGAAACTATTTCGCGACCCCCGTGACAAATGGACCACTTACGGCGCCGACGAATGCCGGTGTCTACACCTACAATTCGGCCAGCGTCTTCCCGAGCAGCACCTTCAACGGCGAGAACTACTGGGTCGATGTTTTATTCAACCCGACGACCTCGGGCAACACGACGCCGACGGCGGTTGCCGACGTAGGGGACGCGACCGAGAAGGGCGGCGTCGCCAATGGCTCGGGCGGCGTGGCCGCCAGCGGCAACGTGCTCACCAACGACACCGATCCGGATGCCGGTGACACCAAGACCGTCACGGCGGTCAGCTTCGGCGCGACGGCCGGCACGCTCGGCTCGGCGCTGAACGGCACGTACGGCAGTCTCGTGCTCAATGCATCGGGCACCTACACCTATGCCGTCAACGAGAACAATGCCGCCGTGCAGGCGCTGCGGCAGTCCACCAACACGCTGAACGATGCCTTCAGCTACACCATGCGTGACACCGCCGGTGCCACCGCCACGGCAAGCCTCACCGTCACCATCCACGGCGCCAACGATGCGCCGGTGCTCGCGGCGCAGACTGCCACCCAGAACGCCACCGTCGGCACTGCTTTTTCGTTTGTGCTGCCGGCCAACACCTTCACCGATGTCGACAGCGGCGAAACCTTCACTTACGCGGCAACCGCCGCCGACGGTTCGTCGCTTCCGGCCTGGCTGAGCTTCAACGCCACGACGCGGACCTTCAGCGGCACGCCGACGACAGCCGGCACGTACGGCGTCAAGGTAACGGCAACCGACCTCGGCGGCCTGGCTGCCAACGAGACCTTCAACATCGCCGCGTCGACGACGCCGAACACGACGCCGACGGCGGTTGCCGACGCGGGGGATGCGACCGAGAAGGGCGGCGTCGCCAACGGCTCGGGCGGCGTGGCCGCCAGCGGCAACGTGCTCACCAACGACACCGATCCGGATGCCGGTGACACCAAGACCGTCACGGCGGTCAGCTTCGGCGCGACGGCCGGCACGCTCGGCTCGGCGCTGAACGGCACGTACGGCAGTCTCGTGCTCAATGCATCGGGCACCTATACCTATGCCGTCAACGAGAATAATGCCGCCGTGCAGGCGCTGCGGCAGTCCACCAACACGCTGAACGATGCCTTCAGCTACACCATGCGTGACACCGCCGGTGCCACCGCCACGGCAAGCCTCACCGTCACCATCCACGGCGCCAACGATGCGCCGGTGCTCGCGGCGCAGACTGCCACCCAGAACGCCACCGTCGGCACTGCTTTTTCGTTTGTGCTGCCGGCCAACACCTTCACCGATGTCGACAGCGGCGAAACCTTCACTTACGCGGCAACCGCCGCCGACGGTTCGTCGCTTCCGGCCTGGCTGAGCTTCAACGCCACGACGCGGACCTTCAGCGGCACGCCGACGACAGCCGGCACGTACGGCGTCCAAGTAACGGCGACCGACCTTGGCGGCCTGGCTGCCAACGAGACCTTCAACATCGCCGCGTCGACGGCCCCCACGACCTATAGCCTATTCAGCGCCTCCAACACGCCGGCCCAGACGAACCTCAACGATGGTCAGCAACTCGAGCTCGGCGTCAAGTTCCAGTCGAACGTTGTCGGTGATATTACGGGCATCAAGTTCTACCGCAGCGCCAACGACAACGGCCAGAACGTCGTCGACCTGTGGACCACCGCAGGCACCAAGCTCGCCACCGCCACCTTCACCAACACCTCGGCGAGTGGTTGGCAGACGGTGAACTTTGCGACGGCTGTCTCCATCGCCGCCAACACCACCTATATCGCGTCGTATCACACGACCGGTGCCTACGTGGCGACCGATGGCTTCTTCACCAGTCCCGTCACCAATGGCCCGCTGACGGCCCTGTCAAGCGCCGCCGCCGGTGGCAACGGCGTCTACCGCTATGGCGGATCCGCCACTACAGGCATTTTCCCGAATGCCACCTACAACGCTGCCAACTATTGGGCCGATGTGGTCTTCCGGCCGCAGCTCGCCGCGTGAAGCATGGCCTGCAGAGTGACGATCAGGACCGGCGGACGCTCATTGACCTCTTGGTCGACCAGATCGAATTTTGCCGATATTGTCGTGATCGACAAGATCTCGGATCGGACGCGACAGAGGGGATCCGCGCGGAAGTCCGCAAGGTGGAGACGGATTTCGGCAAGGTTCCTCTTGCAACCCTCCTCAATACCGCTCTCTTCAATGAAGCAAAAGCTGCCGCGCACCCGTTGTGGCACAAAGAACTGTACAACCCGGGCGCCCATGTTCCAGAGACAGAGGAATACGGGGCTCGAGCTTTGTCTATCGCACAAGGCGTCCCTTCGATCCGGTACGGTTTCGCGCATTTCTGGACGGGCCTTGGCCGGGGGTAATCCGTGCCAAGGGCCACTTCTGGCTTGCCAGGCGCCCGCGTCACGTGGGTCTAATGTCGGCTGCCGGGGTGCAACGGCACTGCGAACCCATGGGGCTTTGGTGGGCGGCCGTTCCCCGGCAAGATTGGCTGGGCCATCCGCAGTTTCGTCAGCATCCGTGCTGCGTTGGACGACTGTCTGGCCAGCTCGGATCCGCGGGACTGGTCGCTCTCGAAGATCCGTTTCCAGCCTGGTAGCATGCCGGCGGAGTTGTAATGTTTGCGACACGAATTCTCTGATGCGAGATAGCCGTCCGGCACCCGTCTACCTTGCGGCTTCGCGATAACGCAGAGGCGGTCTCTTCGCAGTTGATCGCGATCGAAGATGTTCATTTGGAATAATGCCGTTGGGAGGTGGGCGAGGGCACTTTCGTCGAGGTTCTCCCGAGTTGGTGGTGGGATTGGTTGCATTCGTCATCGAACTGTTTCGTGATGACGGGGCGGCTCTTCAAGGAACAAGCGAAAGCGGCGATTTGAGTTCACCCGCAGAACCGCGCTTGCGCTCTCATTCCGGCAAACCCTATTGTCATGAACTAGATATTCACACATTACCGGACGCAACATGACGGCCAACCGCCCGACGCCCGAAGAGACGGGTATCCTTGAATTTCTTTCCATCTGTAACAGCGTCTATTCGGACGATGCGGTATCGCAATCGATTGAAGCCCAGCGGGCCCAATATGACGCGCTTTGTGCCCGTTTCAGCCCGCCGATTCCCGCTGGCCTGACTTTCGCTGATAGTCCGATGCGGACTGTGCCGACAAGGCGCTACAGGCCACGGCATGTGACGAGCGAGACCTTGCTGCTCTATCTGCATGGCGGCGGTTTCGTCGTTGGCTCGCTTGAGAGCCACCACGCGATCTGTGCGGAAATCGCTGACTTTGCGGGTGCGGAACTGGTCGCCGTCGACTACCGGCTGGCACCAGAACATTGCTGGCCGGCGCAGACCGACGATGGCTTCGCTGTGCTTTCCGAGCTTGCCTCGAGCGGCCACAGGATCGTTCTCATCGGCGACAGTGCCGGCGGCAATCTCGCAGCGGGGCTTGCCATGCGGGCAAACCAGGCAGGCGTTTCCAACATCGCCGGTCAGGTTCTGATTTATCCGGCGCTGGGCGGTGATCTGACGGCCGGATCCTATGTCGAGATGAGCGAAGCGCCAGGACTGACGACGGCCGATGTGGCCTATTACCGGGGGATTCTGCAGGCACCGCAAGACGATCCGGTAGCAGCACCGCTCAAGTCTGTCTCTGTTGGTGGACTGCCTCCAGCCTTTATCACCGGCGCGGCCTTCGACCCCCTGCGGGATGACTCTCGACAGTATGCCGCTCGGCTGGCGCAAGCCGGTGTCGAAGTCTGGTTCCGCGAGGAACCGCAGATGGTGCACGCCTGGTTGCGCGCGCGCCATATGAGCGACGGCGCGGGTGCAGGTTTCCTCGCTGTCTGCGAGGCGGTGCGCCGTTTTGCAGCGGCGTGACGCTCACATCAGGTCGCGGGGGATGCGCTTCTCCACGAAAGCCTTCTCGAAAATCTGAACGTCGTCTTCATAGGCCGTTACCAGGGCATTGATGACCCAGTCGGTCTTCGTACAAGCGATCTTCGCCGTCGCAATGGTTCGCACGAACCAGCCGGGGCGGCGCATGTCGCAGGTCCAGGTGGAGTTGCCTGTCATCGATAGCGGATCGCCGGGTGAGATCGACCAGACCTCCTCGCGGAGTTGCCGCGTCGAAAGGCGGGTTTCAGGATGCTCGTAGAGGCCGGTATCCTCGTGGATGCGATAGTCCGTGCGATTGGCCGCAAGATCGCGCACGACCTGCCGCGTGGTCGCTGCAGGCGCATGTTCGATATATTTCGGCAGGGGATCGGGGTTGGCCGGTTCGGGAATATCGATTCGCTGATGCTCGCCGAGCATTGGTAGCGCCAGGCCAAGCGAGGCGATATCGATCTCCACGCCACGGTCTTCCGGCGGCGGCAGGATCATCGGCCAGTATGCAGTGGACAGCGACAAGCGGATGCGATGTCCCTTGCGGAAGCGGTAGCCACAGGCATCGAGCACGAGGCGGATCGAGATTTTTTCGCCGGGTGGAAGCGGAGCGGGTTCGGCGTTGCCGTGACGATGGGTGAGATTGATGACGCCGAAGGCGACGCGTGTCGCCGTTCCGTCCGGATGGATATCGACGAGGCGGGCGCAAAGATTGCCCGTGAGGGCTTCCGATCGGAGCGAAATAGTAAGGACCGGGCGGCCGAGATAGTCATGGTCTGCGGCAAGCGGCGTGGTATCGAACGTGAGCGAACCGGCGTCGTCGGCGCGTTGATCGATCGCCATCTCCGCATCGGGCTTCAGCGTGAAATATTCGCCCGATCCGGTGCCAGTATCCAACGGCGAACGCAGATAAGCTATGTGTTCTGGTGCCTGCGGTATCGGCATGCCCTCAGTCAGCTTGCCGAATTGCTCCACATAGAAACATTGCATTTCCGGCGGCTTCGAACCATCCTTGGCGACCCAGAAACCCGGATCGAACTCGCGCCGTGGAACCGGGCGGACGGCGTCAAGAATATAGGCACGGACCTGCGGCAGGTTTTCGATGCCGTTGTCCTCGCCAAGCAGCCACTTGTTCCACCAGGCGATTGCCTCACCGTGAAAGTCGGTCCGCGGCTTCGGCCAGGCGAAATGCGGGTATTTGTGAACCCACGGTCCGATCAGGGCTCTCGCTTTCTCCCCCAGCCCTTCGACGGCCATCAGAGGGGTATTGCGATAGCCGTCCGCCCAGCCGGCGATCACCAGCGCGGGAATCTTGACGTTCGAAAAGTCCTCTGAGATCGAGCCGTGGCGCCAGAACGCGTCTCGGCGCTGATGCGTCAGCCACTCTTCCATGAAGAAAGGTTCGTGCTCCAGCCGCTCCAGCCACATCTCTTTCCAGCGTTCGCCGACCAGAGCCGGGTCGGGCGAACGGGATTGATAGCCAAGCATGGTGGCTGCCCAGGAGAGTTGCGCGGAGAGATGGCAGCCATTCTTATAGTGGATATCGTCATTGTAGCGGTCGACGGTGGAGGCGATCGAGATGACGGCCTTCAGCGCAGGCGGCCGGAGCGCTGCCACCTGCAGGCTGTTGAAGCCGCCCCAGGAAATGCCCATCATGCCGACAGAGCGATTCGACCAGGGCTGGGCGGCAATCCAGGCGATCAGTTCGCAGGCGTTGGCAAGTTCCAGTTCTGTATATTCGCCGTCGATCACGCCATCGGATTCGCCGGAGCCGCGGATATCGACGCGGACGCCGGCAATGCCTGCAGCTGCGAAGACCGGATAGGTGGATTCGTCGCGAAGGCTTGTTCCGTCCCGCTTTCGATAGGGCAGGAATTCAAAGACGGCAGGCACGGGATCGTTCTGCGCACCATCCGGCATCCAGATACGGGCCGCAAGCCGCGTGCCGTCCTTAAGCGTGATCCATTGATTTTCGATGGTGATGAAGCCGCGCGAGGTCATGCCTGTTCCTTGATGCAATTGTCATGACGCGAGGCGGAGCCTGCCCACCTCGCGTTGTCTCAGTTACCGGCGCTTTCCATGCGCCGTGTTGCGAGTACGCACTCGAGCCAGCCGATCTCCATCTCCGGCACGGACTTGAGCAGCAGGTCGATATAGTCGTCAAACGGCGGTGACAGCGCCTTGGATTTCGGTCCGAACCGCACCAACTTACCGCGATGCATCACCGCGACGCTATCGGCAATCGCCCTGACGATTGCGAGATCGTGGGTGATGAAGATGTAAGAGAGCTGCTCCTCCTCCTGCAGACGCAGGAAAAGCTTGAGGATACCTTCGGCCACCAGCGGGTCGAGAGCCGAGGTCGGCTCGTCGCAGAGGATGAGCTCGGGCTTTGCCGCCAGCGCCCTTGCGATCGCCACGCGCTGCTTCTGGCCGCCTGAGAGTTCCGCCGGGTAGCGGTCGATGAAACCGTTGCCCATTTCGATCTGGTCCAGCAGTTCCTTCACCCGCGCCGTTTTCTGGGCACCCCTCAGGCCGTAGTAGAAGGTGAGAGGGCGGCCAATAATGTCGCGGATGGTTTGGCGCGGGTTCATAGCCGTGTCGGCCATCTGGAAAATCAGCTGGATACGACGTAGATCGTCGTTCGGCCGGTTTCTTAAGCTCGGCGTCAGCGCCTTGCCGCCAAACACCACACGGCCTTCGTTTGGCGGGAGCAGGCCGGTGATGACCCGGGCGAGCGTCGACTTTCCCGAACCTGACTCTCCGACGACCGCAAGCGTCTGTCCCTTCGGCACATGCAGAGAAACGTCGTGAAGGACCTTGAAGCCATTGGAATATTCGGCGCTGATGTTCTCGACCTTGAGAAGCGCGCCCGACTGATCGGGCGCCTCCTCGCGTGACGCTTGCCTGACATTCACCAGGGCACGCGTGTAGTCCTGTCGCGGTGCCTCGGTGATCTGCTGAACGCTGCCGTATTCTACTGTCTTGCCATGCCGAAGAACCATGATGTCGTCGGAAATCTGGGCGACCACCGCAAGATCATGGGTGATGTAGAGAGCAGCCGTATGCGTTGCCTCGATCGCGTGCTTGATCGCTGCCAGCACATCGATCTGGGTTGTGACGTCGAGCGCCGTCGTCGGTTCGTCGAAAACGATCAGCGACGGATTGGAGCAGAGTGCCATGGCGGTCATGGCGCGCTGAAGCTGTCCACCGGAGACCTGATGCGGGTAGCGGTCGCCGAATGTCTCCGGGCTCGGCAAACCGAGCACCTGGAAGAGGTAGAGCGCGCGCTTGCGGGCCTCCTCCTTGCTCATCAGTCCGTGCTTGACGGAGGCCTCGGTCACCTGGTCGCCGAGCTTGTGCGCCGGGTTGAAGGCGGCAGCCGCCGACTGCGCGACGTAGCAGACGCGGACGCCGCGTATCTGCCGGATGCCACCCTTGCCAAGCGTCAGGATGTCGGTGCCATCGAGGAGCACTTCGCCGCCGGTGATCTCGGCCCCGCCGCGGCCGTAAGCGAGGGCGGAGAGGCCGATGGTCGACTTGCCGGCGCCGGACTCGCCGATTAGACCGAGGACCTTGCCCTTCTGCAGGTCGAAGGAGACGCCATCGACGATCGTCACCCGCTTCGGCAGTTCGCCGGGCGGATAGCTGGTCGCTTCGATCTTGAGGTTGCGAACGGAAAGAAGCTCAGGCATCGCCGCGCCCTCCCTTGAGGCTGGATGTTCGTTTCAAAAGCCAGTCGACGACGAGATTGACGCAGACCGCGAGTGCGGCAATCGCCGAACCCGGCACCAGCGCCGCCGAGATGCCGAAGATGATCCCGTCCTTGTTGTCCTTCACCATGCCGCCCCAGTCGGCCGCCGGCGGCTGGATGCCGAGGCCGAGGAAGGACAGGGTAGAGAGGAACAAGATGGAGAAGGCAAAACGCAAGCCGAACTCGGCCAGCAATGGCGAGAGCGTATTTGGCAGGATCTCGCGGAAGATGATCCAGACCTTGCCTTCACCGCGCAGCTTGGCCGCCTCGACGAATTCCATGACTGCAACGTCGAGCGCCACGGCGCGGCCGAGGCGATAGACGCGGGTGGAATCGAGGATCGCCATGACGAGGATCAGGATGATGATGTTCTGCGGCAGGACCGCAAGAACGACCAGCGCGAAGATCAGCGTCGGGATCGACATCATCAGATCGTTAAAGCGGGAGAAGACCATATCGATGATGCCGCGCGAGACGGCGGCCGTGAAGCTGAGTAGAATGCCCAGCGAGAACGATATAAGCGTCGCGCCGAGCGCCACGAAGAGCGTCGTGCGGGCACCATAGATCAGCCGCGAAAGGATATCGCGGCCGAGGTTGTCGAGGCCGAAGAAATACTGATTGTCCGGTATCTGCCAGACATTGCCGACGACTTCGGTTTCGCCGTAGGGCGCAAGCCAAGGGGCAAAGATTGCGAAGATGAAGGCGATCGCGATGCCGATGATGCCCAACCAGGCAGTGATGGGGATATCTCTCAATCTCATCGCGGGTGCCTC
This genomic stretch from Rhizobium favelukesii harbors:
- a CDS encoding alpha/beta hydrolase, which gives rise to MTANRPTPEETGILEFLSICNSVYSDDAVSQSIEAQRAQYDALCARFSPPIPAGLTFADSPMRTVPTRRYRPRHVTSETLLLYLHGGGFVVGSLESHHAICAEIADFAGAELVAVDYRLAPEHCWPAQTDDGFAVLSELASSGHRIVLIGDSAGGNLAAGLAMRANQAGVSNIAGQVLIYPALGGDLTAGSYVEMSEAPGLTTADVAYYRGILQAPQDDPVAAPLKSVSVGGLPPAFITGAAFDPLRDDSRQYAARLAQAGVEVWFREEPQMVHAWLRARHMSDGAGAGFLAVCEAVRRFAAA
- a CDS encoding ABC transporter permease → MRLRDIPITAWLGIIGIAIAFIFAIFAPWLAPYGETEVVGNVWQIPDNQYFFGLDNLGRDILSRLIYGARTTLFVALGATLISFSLGILLSFTAAVSRGIIDMVFSRFNDLMMSIPTLIFALVVLAVLPQNIIILILVMAILDSTRVYRLGRAVALDVAVMEFVEAAKLRGEGKVWIIFREILPNTLSPLLAEFGLRFAFSILFLSTLSFLGLGIQPPAADWGGMVKDNKDGIIFGISAALVPGSAIAALAVCVNLVVDWLLKRTSSLKGGRGDA
- a CDS encoding CocE/NonD family hydrolase, with product MTSRGFITIENQWITLKDGTRLAARIWMPDGAQNDPVPAVFEFLPYRKRDGTSLRDESTYPVFAAAGIAGVRVDIRGSGESDGVIDGEYTELELANACELIAWIAAQPWSNRSVGMMGISWGGFNSLQVAALRPPALKAVISIASTVDRYNDDIHYKNGCHLSAQLSWAATMLGYQSRSPDPALVGERWKEMWLERLEHEPFFMEEWLTHQRRDAFWRHGSISEDFSNVKIPALVIAGWADGYRNTPLMAVEGLGEKARALIGPWVHKYPHFAWPKPRTDFHGEAIAWWNKWLLGEDNGIENLPQVRAYILDAVRPVPRREFDPGFWVAKDGSKPPEMQCFYVEQFGKLTEGMPIPQAPEHIAYLRSPLDTGTGSGEYFTLKPDAEMAIDQRADDAGSLTFDTTPLAADHDYLGRPVLTISLRSEALTGNLCARLVDIHPDGTATRVAFGVINLTHRHGNAEPAPLPPGEKISIRLVLDACGYRFRKGHRIRLSLSTAYWPMILPPPEDRGVEIDIASLGLALPMLGEHQRIDIPEPANPDPLPKYIEHAPAATTRQVVRDLAANRTDYRIHEDTGLYEHPETRLSTRQLREEVWSISPGDPLSMTGNSTWTCDMRRPGWFVRTIATAKIACTKTDWVINALVTAYEDDVQIFEKAFVEKRIPRDLM
- a CDS encoding N,N-dimethylformamidase beta subunit family domain-containing protein, yielding MYRKARRWASRSVLLDSLVPRWLAAGGKVRPRNTSYRREESSQLASSVPTTDANKYGTFGDSPVKNSALNEYDSGRRGDLVCGADGKVNIDCVLPSLTNTFATIREPRFAPFSRGAPSAQATAHLAGAHSSAVGMPFGVWGCGYFTSPTRILDWAQRGGMLQQDGQLPGTRPTEGPDYVTTVKRTFGASISDPLLDRDLSPLSGWRGTATWTETTVWNGSLPGGGEIGTGTAHSKGIGILSGSVTTPLGTQTTLAQNVAAAATAVNPIVLENQKPGNPESEWGIDGAGSSNIEGFATDISVNRGQTVSFKINTNSSNYRVDIYRLGYYGGMGARKVATIQHTGVQNQPTPLRDSTTGLVDAGNWSVSASWAIPADAVSGIYFAKLVRQDGTAGANHIPFIVRDDSSHSDVLFQTSDETWQAYNPWGGANLYQGNGPATDSAPGRAYAVSYNRPITTRGGGLAAGPQDYIFGAEYPAIRWLEKNGYDVSYMAGMDSDRLGSLIQNHKMFLSVGHDEYWSGQQRSNVEAARDAGVNLCFWSGNEVYWETRFAPSISSGAQAYRTLVCYKETRAGPIDPDNQWTGTYRDPRFVSPTAVGGGRPENALTGTMFQVDSYRSDAITVPYDDANLRFWRDTSVANLQPGQTATLEQNYLGYEWDESPDNGLRPAGLIELSSTTLPVNEYLLDYGTKTGTATATHNLTLYRAPSGALVFGAGTVYWAWGLDENHDLEATPVDPRVKQAMVNLLADMGIQPGTLEAGLVSETQSTDATKPVSSITAPNDGTALKVGNAVTVSGTASDIGGVIAAVEVSTDGGTTWHRAVGDETWTYSWVAPRAGTFTIKTRAVDDSLNLETPGSGRTVTVTGNNFFPASAIPPTVPDADANSIEVGMKFQSSVAGTVTGVRYYKSDLNIGPHSGSLWSSTGTRLATVTFTNESGVGWQAASFSNPVAITAGTTYVVSYHTNYGHYTATGNYFATPVTNGPLTAPTNAGVYTYNSASVFPSSTFNGENYWVDVLFNPTTSGNTTPTAVADVGDATEKGGVANGSGGVAASGNVLTNDTDPDAGDTKTVTAVSFGATAGTLGSALNGTYGSLVLNASGTYTYAVNENNAAVQALRQSTNTLNDAFSYTMRDTAGATATASLTVTIHGANDAPVLAAQTATQNATVGTAFSFVLPANTFTDVDSGETFTYAATAADGSSLPAWLSFNATTRTFSGTPTTAGTYGVKVTATDLGGLAANETFNIAASTTPNTTPTAVADAGDATEKGGVANGSGGVAASGNVLTNDTDPDAGDTKTVTAVSFGATAGTLGSALNGTYGSLVLNASGTYTYAVNENNAAVQALRQSTNTLNDAFSYTMRDTAGATATASLTVTIHGANDAPVLAAQTATQNATVGTAFSFVLPANTFTDVDSGETFTYAATAADGSSLPAWLSFNATTRTFSGTPTTAGTYGVQVTATDLGGLAANETFNIAASTAPTTYSLFSASNTPAQTNLNDGQQLELGVKFQSNVVGDITGIKFYRSANDNGQNVVDLWTTAGTKLATATFTNTSASGWQTVNFATAVSIAANTTYIASYHTTGAYVATDGFFTSPVTNGPLTALSSAAAGGNGVYRYGGSATTGIFPNATYNAANYWADVVFRPQLAA
- a CDS encoding ABC transporter ATP-binding protein codes for the protein MPELLSVRNLKIEATSYPPGELPKRVTIVDGVSFDLQKGKVLGLIGESGAGKSTIGLSALAYGRGGAEITGGEVLLDGTDILTLGKGGIRQIRGVRVCYVAQSAAAAFNPAHKLGDQVTEASVKHGLMSKEEARKRALYLFQVLGLPSPETFGDRYPHQVSGGQLQRAMTAMALCSNPSLIVFDEPTTALDVTTQIDVLAAIKHAIEATHTAALYITHDLAVVAQISDDIMVLRHGKTVEYGSVQQITEAPRQDYTRALVNVRQASREEAPDQSGALLKVENISAEYSNGFKVLHDVSLHVPKGQTLAVVGESGSGKSTLARVITGLLPPNEGRVVFGGKALTPSLRNRPNDDLRRIQLIFQMADTAMNPRQTIRDIIGRPLTFYYGLRGAQKTARVKELLDQIEMGNGFIDRYPAELSGGQKQRVAIARALAAKPELILCDEPTSALDPLVAEGILKLFLRLQEEEQLSYIFITHDLAIVRAIADSVAVMHRGKLVRFGPKSKALSPPFDDYIDLLLKSVPEMEIGWLECVLATRRMESAGN